A section of the Labrus mixtus chromosome 15, fLabMix1.1, whole genome shotgun sequence genome encodes:
- the ncoa6 gene encoding nuclear receptor coactivator 6 isoform X2, whose protein sequence is MAHRRNPPQLSQRTEYLEPDNDSDRDSGVGEDAGEDADGCHGCTVSEEEEVNNRDGTEENGSEDGDFTVFVAFQGNMEDEDFKQKLETIISGIPNMLDMGPDRLQPQHVEPWNSVRVTFNIPRDAAERLRLLAQNNQQQLRDLGILSVQIEGEGAINVAVGPNRGQEVRVNGPIGAPGQMRMDVGFPGQPGPGGVRMPNPSMVPPGPGMAGQAMVPGSSGQMHPRGPRPTSQTDVMDPMMPGMSAQQQQQLQHQQAGPHGTGQMPPQAAHHMQALQAGRPLNPAALQQLQHQQHQQQQQQQQQQQQQQQVQQQVQLSQLGPRPPFNPSGQMAVPPGWNQLPPGVLQQQAPQGGPAWRKPPPQGQIVQRPTSLATVQTPSHPPPPYPFGSQQAGQVFNAMGQGQLQQQQAGVGQFAAPQPKGPQAGPGGVAGAPRVPPPLPPTSGQQGNLTAKSPGSSSSPFQQGSPGTPPMMAQRPTTPQGFPQGVGSPGRAALGQQGNMQQGFMGMPQHGQPGSQVHPGMQKRPMGFPNPNFVQGQVSAGTPGTPGGGPNHQLQNSQGMTHTGVQPSPSTPNSMQGPPHAQPNVMGGQSNMAVVPPGTTAGPSMGQQQPGLQTQMMGLQHQAQPVSSSPSQKVQGQGGGQTVLSRPLSQGQRGGMTPPKQMMPQQGQGVMHGQGQMVGGQGHQAMLLQQQQQQQQNSMMEQMVANQMQGNKQAFGGKIPAGVMPGQMMRGPSPNVPGNMAQFQGQVGPQQMTPQQQQQQQQQQQMAQLQQQQMQQQHQLQQLQQQQQQQQQQQQQQQQQQQQQHQQMNQQQSQQVPIAGNPNQVMGMHGQQMRLPAGHPLIQQQLQQQQLQQQQKQQQQALLQQQQQQQQQQQQQAAQQHPHVLGDPNSGTGDLGVQQMVPDMQAQQQGMMTGPQHMQMGNGHFAGHGMNFNTQFPGQMPMGGPCGQAGGFPVNKDVTLTSPLLVNLLQSDISASQFGPGGKQGAGGGNQAKPKKKKPARKKKPKEGEGQQQGEGLGLDVASGMEDSELPNLGSEQNLGLDSPGPKLADFANRPAGFPGQPGDQRVLQQVPMQFMQQQQQQQQQQQQQQQQQQQQQQQQMQQMQQQQIQQQQQIQQQQQMQQQLQQQQMQQQQQQLQQQQMQQQQQMQQMQMQGLQNAQGQQGMTGAQASGQAQPQMHPHQLQQQQQQTQQPHLQQQQQQQMMMMMKMQQEQAKNRMSIPSGGQLPPRGMGNTPEVQRLPVSQQGNMPVMISLQGHGGVPPSPDKARGMPMMVNSQLAGVARRMSHPDVGQGPQGTGSEDASAGPHLKQDRPVGPDIGVQPGNGTQQMMANQGSNTHMLKQGTGPSPMPQHTGASPQQQLSTQPQQGGPMPGIHFSSVPTTSQSSRPKTPNRASPRPYHHPLTPTNRPPSTEPSEINLSPERLNASIAGLFPPKINIPLPPRQPNLNRGFDQQGLNPTTLKAIGQAPPSLTLPGNNNNGSAGGNNTNNNQQSFSIGTGPGVTGTKQDKQPGGQVKRASPSNSRRSSPASSRKSATPSPGRQKGTKMGNSCPPPQQQLVNNQGQAMMLSPTSVPQSPVSMPSQVSGGVEAQQPQNLFHGLQGNPAEGVRDSQGLMTAEQRHMPQPQHLPQPLRELSAPRMASPRFPLPQQSKPDSELQAGTVNKQSVQHAEPSQDSEASPTLRTAPTSLNQLLDNTGIPNMPLRPIQSNTVREVLGKDSPNSGSDLERAVHSASQSTDMSASVSTTAAFNESEVKPKPAAPVPTSSPYLQPTSIPSLHPSTNVNSNTAPSLNQNPVPVVGVSPNQNVNPTATLSTNTNATTSVSSNPVTSGQSSPAPTVSTSSNSSSVVNPPCSTLKLSPSPSPKPVTNVHSVIQIPASSTTITPNQITVFVTSNPITSSPTSQAPTSMVSTMMAVPNKNIRPQDIRQQTPVPRPQFIATTPVFINPIFQVPGSSVAPNNTVVSQSVTMVGPIQVSTTNIQLSPAQSSTHSSMANMTSTQPTRSSIGQVQIATSMSSSVPVGTLQAPQQNNPGTVKTENVVEAIPAPKSSPPLQQPSPHPSPSASSPFHPPLASPPPCSSPGAVNTMRKSPMSPPPATQVKGKPAQVAGVVVGTADSQQSPVDRPAQGPVGAVPPQICLTPDGPATQTEPLVPQTIVAAAPNNIALPTTSPIPIHSQVALPNQFVTQAPLPALASVSSPGQALTSKAPIVTVVSATTSVPSSSLPLTPTVTPEQSSVPSIVPVCSGPGPGQDVPSATSSPVANSRGVSAAQSEPQTVEPQTVEPPMQPAAAPAETSQTAQAPIQPEASQSHEPVPSEKSGEEVSTGPEQGWAKKRKTPINLVPRTVVEKPKGPSRRSSRAEKEVEEETVPDSGIRKRSARPGTSAAVKETGASPTQAKRRKSK, encoded by the exons ATGGCACATCGACGTAACCCACCTCAGTTATCCCAGAGGACAGAGTACCTGGAACCTGATAATGATTCCGACAGGGACTCAGGTGTTGGGGAGGATGCAGGGGAGGATGCCGACGGATGCCATGGATGCACAGtttcagaagaggaagaagtaaACAACCGAGATGGTACAGAGGAAAACGGCAGCGAGGATGGagattttacagtttttgttgcttttcaaGGGAATATGGAGGATGAGGACTTCAAACAAAAACTTGAAACTATCATCAGTGGCATACCAAACATGCTTGATATGG GCCCTGATAGGCTACAGCCACAGCATGTGGAGCCATGGAACAGTGTGCGGGTTACCTTCAACATTCCTCGTGATGCTGCTGAGCGACTCAGATTGTTGGCCCAGAacaaccagcagcagctcagagacCTGGGGATTCTCTCAGTACAGATTGAAG GGGAAGGGGCCATCAATGTGGCTGTGGGTCCAAATAGAGGACAAGAGGTCAGAGTGAATGGACCAATTGGAGCACCTGGCCAGATGAGAATGGATGTCGGCTTCCCAGGTCAGCCTGGTCCAG GAGGGGTAAGGATGCCGAATCCATCAATGGTTCCTCCTGGGCCTGGTATGGCAGGTCAGGCTATGGTACCAGGCAGCAGTGGACAAATGCATCCTCGTGGACCCAGACCAACTTCACAGACAG ATGTGATGGATCCAATGATGCCAGGTATGTCAGctcagcagcaacagcaacttCAACACCAACAAGCTGGTCCCCATGGGACTGGCCAAATGCCTCCTCAGGCTGCCCATCACATGCAGGCCCTACAAGCCGGGAGACCTCTCAACccagcagctctgcagcagctacaacatcagcagcaccaacaacaacaacaacaacaacaacaacaacaacaacaacaacaggtccAACAGCAAGTTCAGCTCTCTCAGCTCGGACCTCGACCTCCATTCAACCCATCAGGCCAGATGGCTGTGCCTCCTGGCTGGAACCAGTTACCCCCTGGGGTCCTTCAGCAACAAGCTCCTCAAGGAGGCCCTGCCTGGAGAAAGCCTCCTCCACAAGGCCAAATTGTTCAACGCCCAACTTCCCTTGCTACAGTTCAAACTCCCAGTCATCCCCCACCTCCTTATCCCTTTGGCAGCCAGCAAGCTGGGCAGGTATTCAATGCAATGGGACAGGGGcaattacagcagcagcaggctggaGTTGGTCAGTTTGCAGCCCCCCAACCTAAAGGCCCACAGGCTGGCCCTGGTGGGGTTGCAGGAGCGCCAAGagttcctccacctcttccccCAACTTCTGGGCAGCAGGGCAACCTCACCGCCAAGTCCCCTGGGTCCTCATCGTCTCCTTTTCAGCAGGGTTCACCAGGGACTCCTCCCATGATGGCTCAGAGACCCACAACTCCACAGGGTTTTCCCCAGGGTGTTGGATCTCCAGGAAGGGCAGCCCTCGGCCAGCAGGGTAACATGCAACAAGGGTTCATGGGAATGCCCCAGCATGGACAGCCCGGATCCCAAGTTCACCCAG GCATGCAAAAGCGCCCCATGGGCTTTCCAAACCCAAATTTTGTCCAAGGTCAGGTGAGTGCCGGCACTCCGGGAACACCAGGTGGAGGCCCCAATCACCAGTTACAAAACAGCCAAGGGATGACTCACACAG GAGTTCAGCCGTCACCTTCTACACCAAACTCAATGCAGGGACCACCCCATGCTCAACCTAATGTTATGGGTGGACAGAGTAACATGGCAGTTGTGCCCCCTGGTACAACTGCTGGGCCCAGTATGGGACAGCAACAGCCTGGCCTCCAGACCCAGATGATGGGCCTCCAGCATCAGGCCCAGCCCGTGTCCTCCTCCCCCAGCCAGAAGGTTCAAGGCCAGGGTGGAGGTCAAACTGTCCTCTCAAGGCCCCTTAGTCAAGggcagagaggagggatgaCCCCACCCAAGCAGATGATGCCTCAGCAAGGCCAGGGGGTGATGCATGGGCAGGGACAGATGGTTGGAGGCCAAGGGCACCAGGCCatgctcctgcagcagcaacagcaacagcaacaaaattCCATGATGGAGCAAATGGTTGCCAACCAGATGCAAGGCAACAAGCAGGCATTTGGAGGCAAGATTCCAGCAGGTGTCATGCCGGGACAGATGATGCGAGGTCCTTCTCCAAATGTTCCAGGAAACATGGCTCAGTTCCAGGGCCAGGTTGGCCCACAACAGATGACtccacaacagcagcagcagcagcagcagcaacagcaaatGGCTCAACTCCAACAACAGCAGATGCAACAACAGCACCAGTtacaacagctgcagcagcagcagcagcaacagcagcagcagcagcaacaacagcagcagcagcagcagcaacaacatcaGCAGATGAATCAACAGCAGTCCCAGCAGGTTCCTATTGCTGGGAATCCCAACCAAGTTATGGGCATGCATGGGCAACAGATGAGGCTCCCTGCTGGTCATCCTCTTATCCAACAACAGTTGCAACAGCAGCAGTtacaacagcagcagaaacaacagcaacaggccttgttacaacaacaacaacaacaacaacaacaacaacaacaacaggcagCTCAACAACACCCACATGTGTTGGGAGATCCTAATAGTGGAACAGGAGACCTGGGTGTCCAGCAGATGGTCCCTGATATGCAGGCACAGCAGCAAGGCATGATGACTGGCCCTCAGCACATGCAGATGGGAAATGGCCACTTTGCAGGTCACGGCATGAACTTTAACACACAGTTTCCAGGTCAGATGCCAATGGGAGGACCTTGTGGACAGGCAGGAGGCTTTCCTGTCAATAAGGATGTTACACTGACAAGCCCACTGCTGGTCAACCTGCTTCAGAGTGATATCTCAGCAAGCCAGTTTGGGCCAGGGGGAAAACAGGGAGCTGGGGGAGGCAATCAGGCcaaacccaaaaagaaaaagccgGCACGAAAGAAGAAGCCGAAAGAGGGAGAAGGACAACAGCAAGGAGAGGGACTTGg TCTTGATGTGGCTTCTGGCATGGAGGATTCAGAACTGCCAAATCTTGGTAGTGAACAAAATTTGGGCTTAGACAGCCCAGGACCAAAACTTGCTGATTTTGCCAATAGGCCTGCAG GCTTTCCCGGCCAACCTGGAGACCAGAGAGTTTTGCAGCAAGTACCGATGCAGTTtatgcagcagcaacaacagcagcagcagcagcagcagcagcagcagcagcaacaacagcagcaacaacaacaacaaatgcagCAGATGCAACAGCagcaaatacaacaacaacaacaaatacagcagcagcaacaaatgCAACAACAATTGCAACAGCAGCaaatgcagcagcaacaacaacaattacaacaacagcagatgcagcaacagcagcagatgcAACAGATGCAGATGCAGGGTCTCCAGAATGCTCAAGGTCAGCAGGGGATGACGGGGGCACAGGCTTCGGGTCAAGCTCAGCCTCAAATGCACCCTCATCAGctgcaacaacagcagcagcaaactCAACAGCCACACCTACAACAGCAG cagcaacagcagatgatgatgatgatgaagatgcaACAGGAGCAAGCCAAGAATCGCATGTCCATCCCTTCAGGAGGGCAGCTCCCTCCTCGGGGAATGGGAAATACACCTGAAGTGCAGAGACTTCCTGTCTCACAGCAAGGAAATATGCCTGTAATGATCAGCCTTCAAGGACATGGTGGGGTACCGCCATCGCCCGACAAAGCCAGGGGGATGCCCATGATGGTGAACTCACAG CTTGCCGGTGTTGCACGAAGAATGTCCCATCCTGATGTAGGGCAGGGTCCTCAAGGGACTGGATCAGAAGATGCCTCTGCAGGGCCACATCTGAAGCAGGACAGGCCTGTTGGCCCAGACATTGGGGTGCAGCCAGGAAATGGGACTCAACAGATGATGGCCAATCAAGGTTCCAACACTCACATGTTGAAACAAGGCACTGGTCCATCACCAATGCCTCAGCACACTGGAGCGAGTCCCCAGCAACAGTTATCCACACAGCCTCAGCAAGGAGGTCCCATGCCAGGCATTCATTTTTCCAGTGTCCCAACAACATCCCAGAGCTCCAGGCCCAAAACTCCTAACAGAGCCAGCCCAAGGCCCTACCACCATCCCCTCACCCCAACAAATCGTCCACCAAGTACTGAGCCCTCAGAAATCAATCTTTCACCTGAAAGGCTGAATGCCTCTATTGCAGGGCTGTTTCCTCCCAAAATCAACATTCCTCTTCCTCCCAGGCAGCCTAACCTAAACAGGGGGTTTGACCAGCAGGGTCTTAACCCAACAACTCTAAAAGCCATTGGTCAGGCCCCTCCTAGCTTAACTCTGccaggcaacaacaacaatggaagtGCAGGTGGAAATAACACTAACAACAATCAACAGTCTTTCTCTATTGGCACTGGACCAGGAGTTACAGGCACTAAACAGGACAAGCAGCCAGGGGGGCAGGTTAAGAGGGCAAGTCCTAGCAATAGTCGAAGATCAAGTCCAGCGTCCAGTCGTAAGTCAGCCACCCCAAGTCCAGGGAGACAGAAAGGAACAAAGATGGGCAACAGCTGCCCTCCACCACAGCAGCAGTTGGTTAACAACCAGGGGCAAGCAATGATGCTTAGCCCTACATCAGTACCCCAAAGTCCAGTGTCCATGCCTTCTCAAGTCAGTGGGGGCGTGGAGGCACAGCAGCCCCAGAACCTCTTCCATGGGTTGCAAGGAAACCCTGCAGAGGGAGTCAGGGACAGTCAGGGACTGATGACAGCAGAGCAGCGACACATGCCACAGCCTCAACACCTGCCACAGCCTTTGAGAGAGTTATCGGCTCCCAGAATGGCAAGTCCTCGTTTCCCCTTGCCCCAGCAGTCTAAACCTGACTCGGAACTGCAGGCCGGGACAGTCAATAAGCAGTCTGTACAACATGCAGAACCTTCACAGGACTCTGAGGCCTCGCCTACTCTCAGGACAGCTCCAACCTCCCTCAACCAGTTGCTAGATAACACAGGTATCCCAAACATGCCACTTCGGCCCATACAGAGCAATACTGTTAGGGAGGTTTTAGGAAAAGACAGTCCGAACTCTGGTTCGGATCTAGAGAGAGCAGTCCACAGTGCATCCCAGAGTACAGATATGTCGGCCTCTGTTTCAACAACTGCTGCTTTTAATGAATCGGAAGTTAAGCCCAAACCTGCTGCCCCAGTTCCTACCAGTAGCCCTTATTTACAACCTACTTCAATTCCCAGCTTACACCCAAGCACTAATGTTAACTCAAATACAGCCCCCAGCCTTAACCAAAACCCTGTTCCAGTTGTTGGTGTCAGTCCAAATCAAAATGTGAACCCAACTGCTACCCTTAGTACCAACACTAATGCCACCACAAGTGTAAGCTCAAACCCAGTCACTTCTGGGCAGAGCAGTCCTGCCCCAACTGTCAGTACCAGTTCTAACTCCAGCTCTGTTGTAAATCCACCTTGTTCAACCCTTAAACTAAGCCCAAGCCCTAGTCCTAAACCTGTCACAAATGTTCACTCAGTCATACAAATTCCTGCCTCCTCTACCACCATAACCCCCAACCAAATCACTGTATTTGTCACCTCTAACCCCATTACATCTTCCCCCACCTCCCAGGCACCAACATCTATGGTTTCCACCATGATGGCTGTACCTAACAAGAACATCAGACCTCAAGACATCCGGCAGCAGACTCCTGTCCCAAGACCTCAGTTTATTGCCACCACCCCTGTATTCATTAACCCAATTTTCCAGGTCCCAGGCTCATCTGTGGCCCCTAATAACACAGTGGTATCCCAGTCAGTAACCATGGTGGGGCCTATCCAAGTGTCCACTACAAACATCCAACTTTCCCCTGCCCAAAGCTCCACCCATTCATCTATGGCTAATATGACCAGCACTCAGCCTACCAGGAGTTCAATAGGGCAGGTGCAGATTGCCACTAGTATGTCCTCATCAGTCCCAGTTGGTACTCTCCAAGCTCCTCAGCAAAATAACCCAGGGACagtcaaaacagaaaatgtagtCGAGGCCATTCCTGCTCCGAAATCTAGTCCCCCATTACAACAGCCCTCTCCCCATCCCAGCCCTTCAGCTTCATCTCCCTTTCACCCACCCCTGGCTTCTCCTCCACCCTGCTCCAGTCCAGGGGCTGTAAATACCATGCGCAAGAGCCCCATGTCCCCACCTCCTGCTACCCAAGTGAAAGGAAAACCTGCACAGGTTGCTGGAGTTGTTGTGGGTACAGCTGACTCCCAGCAGAGTCCAGTAGATAGGCCTGCACAGGGACCAGTGGGGGCAGTGCCGCCACAGATCTGTCTTACTCCTGATGGTCCTGCTACTCAGACTGAACCCCTAGTTCCCCAAACTATTGTTGCTGCTGCCCCCAACAACATTGCACTGCCTACAACTTCTCCAATTCCCATTCATAGCCAAGTTGCTCTTCCTAATCAGTTTGTTACCCAGGCTCCATTGCCTGCCCTTGCTTCAGTTTCAAGCCCAGGGCAGGCTTTAACTTCTAAAGCTCCTATTGTCACTGTAGTAAGTGCCACTACGAGTGTCCCTTCTTCTAGCTTGCCCTTAACCCCCACAGTCACACCTGAACAAAGTTCTGTACCGTCCATCGTTCCGGTTTGTTCCGGACCTGGACCTGGTCAGGATGTTCCCTCTGCCACATCCTCTCCAGTTGCTAACTCCAGGGGAGTTTCGGCGGCTCAGTCGGAACCCCAAACAGTGGAGCCTCAAACTGTGGAGCCCCCTATGCAGCCAGCTGCAGCACCTGCTGAAACCTCTCAGACCGCCCAag CACCTATTCAACCAGAAGCCTCACAATCGCATGAGCCTGTTCCAAGTGAGAAGtctg GTGAAGAGGTCTCAACAGGACCAGAGCAAGG ATgggcaaagaaaagaaagacgcCCATCAACTTAGTCCCAAG AACTGTTGTAGAGAAGCCCAAGGGACCGAGTAGACGCAGCTCTAGAGcagagaaggaggtggaggaggagacggtTCCGGACAGCGGCATAAGGAAGAGATCGGCTAGGCCTGGAACCAGTGCTGCTGTAAAAG aaaCTGGAGCGAGCCCAACCCAGGCCAAACGAAGGAAGTCTAAATAG